The Rosa rugosa chromosome 1, drRosRugo1.1, whole genome shotgun sequence genomic sequence TTTCAGTTAATTCAATACGACTTTAGACAGTAATATCACTTAATTATCTTAAATATCTGGTTGTCAAAAATATACTCAGACAACTCATTGGATAAGACTATCACAGTACAATTTCGACAAGACTCTTATTATTATGTATCACTATTAGTTTAGATAATCCAAAGTTTCACATAATTGATCCGAAAAAGTACTGACCAAGTGGGAGAGATTCACATACATAAGGCATCCGTTTTGATCATAAAATTAATGGCTATGGCTTAGCGTTGGTCCCTAGTTGCGTTACTACACAGCTGTAAAGAAATTCCTTTCTTCCAATCTAATTAACCAACAAATAACGCGTTGATTAATTATCAACCTCTCAGCATCTAAATCCCGTTGCCAAATTAATTGCACACCTCCTCTCCTACTCTTATTACTTTATATCCATACTCGTGTGACATCTATATCAAATATTGCACATAATTATCATACTTGATTAGCTTTCCCACGTTCAACCCTACACCATTTAAGGATTTGAAAACGGCAGTCAAATTTCTTGGTCCTCTTGCTAATAAACTAATTAAAGCTCCAGTATATATCAccccatttatttatttattttttttaaaagctgGCGGTTTTATAATAAAACCACAGCTTTCAATTTACTAAAACCACCAAAATGAAAGATTTAGAGTAAACATCACGGTGGTTGCTTCAAAAATTAACTTTTCCAAAAATATATCTATCGGGTGCTTGCTTTTATGATTATCGACAGTATTAGAGCTATGTGGAAGTGACTAACAGTACATTTTGGTTTGTTGAAGAAGATATGACCATTAGGTAGTACTTTCAACTAATTTTTCATGTGGCACTTAATTTCGagaatatcatatatatattgggtCATTTTAGTGTTTTTGGTCAATGAACTATTGTATAATTTACGTTAGCCGACAAGATAAAGCGATTTAGTTTTAATGAAAGGGAATATTTCGAGAATTTCATGTACGTACTAAATTACGTCAACTGACAAGATAAAACGATTTAATCTTCATGAAAGTGAATATTACCCAAgctttttttatcttttaataCATTAATCAAGTAATTAGTGATAAAAAGTCCATGAGCTCTGAAGATTTGAATTTTGAGAAtagattaatttatttttctgttttttcaaaACCATCTAGGGCCAAAATTGTGACACATCCCCAAAAATGGTTGCCGGTacaacaattaaaagaaaaaaaattacccTCCGGTAATTCACCGAGACCCCCCGCTAAAACTCTACCTAAACTCCCCTTAATCACAAGATGATTACACCATATTTACACAAACCCTCCTCCTTAATATTCCCAAACTACCCCTCCCTACTCCGGTATCGCACTCAACATTGCCGATAACTTCCTCCCCCCACTACCACTCCCCCTCCTCGCCCCGCCGGTGGTCCGGCCGGACTTCACCTCATCGCCGGAAAAAGTCACCGGAGAAACGGAATTTTTCCGAAAGCCGCATTTCTCGCCGCCGCTCTTCATGAGAGCGGAGCTGGCTCTGACGGCCAATGCGGCCATCTCCTCGGCCTGTAAGGGATGCTTGAGCCAGCTCGTCGGCAAAGCGAAGTAGAGCTGCCCCGGGTGGAGCTCGTCGTTGTCGTTGACGGCGGAAACGACGTCGTCGAAGTCCATCTCGTCGGCGTTGCATATAAAGCAAGCGGGGTGCTTCTGGAGGACGTAGGAAACCCGGACGGGGTAGGAGTACTCCTGTAGTTTGCCGTCGGGTAGAATAAGCTTGGCGGTGGCCACTTGGGTCGAGCTCGTGGAGCTGCAGATTCCCATCTGGGTCGGGTCGGAATTTTGTCCCGGAAAATGGGTCCTAGTTGGAATTTAGGGAGAAGGAGAGAAGGGTCGAGATCGGAGCACGGAGAGGAGTGGAGAAGAAATGAGGGGGTATAAATAGAGAGACGGAGGAGGAAAGAGTGGTGGGTGCCTCGTCATTTGAACTGGAGTGCCACGTAGGATTTGTCGTGTAGCTAAGCAATGTTTTCAGATCAGTGGGCAGGGCCAGGCTGGAGGTTGGTGGTGACAGGTTGTATCAAGGGTTTTTAAAAGGGAGTGTTTTCGTATTTACCCCTGAATCGTGGGGATATTACGAGGGGCGGGACTAATGGAGTAGGGATAATTTTTTACTGTGGAGAGAGATAGGAGTATAGGAGTCATATGGGCATTGTACCTTGTGGTAAATGGTAATGAGATATTTTGTTGGTCCTTTTTTCCGATGGAGAGTCGAGTTTATCCGGATGGGAAATTGGGAATGATGATGAAGGGCGAGCTGTAAAGTTAAATTTGTATAAATTTAAATCTCATAAACTTAAAAGTAATTAACTGTATCCGTTGCATGTTAAGTAAATACACGTAAGCGTGATTTGTTTAAATCTTAAATTAAATATGAACGATAATAAATAGATGAAAACATGGCGTGGGATGTACCGGTTTATCTTGATCAAGACAGAGAGACTCTTCTGCTTGTATAAATCTCTAACTTGATCAATAAACACGTTAATTTTGACGACCAAAGATTTGAATCATAGTACAGATACTTTTGACCCAAAGCAAATGTCAAGGTAAACGGTTCACGGGTTCAATCTTAATCAATGCCAATGCCCACTACCTCTATACTACTTGGGTTTAAAGTTGTTGGCTTGTTGCCCACAAGACTAAGACAAGTGTGGCGTGGTGCATGTACCTCATGCACTATGTTACATAGTGAGAAGGACAATAAGTGATCTGTTGGGAAGTAGAAGAAGTGGTATGGGCGTACCTGTAACTCCTATATGTGTAGTGATGTCAAAAGGTGCTGTACCAAGGGAAAAATTGTACCCCAAATATGGGAAGAAAGCTTTTCACCACCAAAGCATGATGTGAACAAGTGACGGTGTACCAATAAATGTGTGTAAGAGCCTTTGGCTTAGACTCCTCACCAATAATTTTGTTTTGTAACATAGAGAATTTGATTCCTTCAAAAAGGTAGAGAGGTTGGGTAGTAATTCCGTGTTGAAAGTGGAGTTCATGAAAATTTTGACCAATATAGGGTCAAGAGTCAAGACATTTATGTGTGATCATATGCTACTTGTGAAGATGAACCCTTTTCGTtgaacaagttttttttttatttacaaaGGAAGATAGAATTCAATTTCTTTGATGAAAGATACAAGAGATATCATAAAAGTGCATGACCTGCGGTATAGGGTTTGCGAACAAAGGATAAATGTGATATCGTTGATGTTGATTCAACGTACCATGTTGTTGTTACTTTTCATTTACCTTTATTTAAGTTTGAATGTAGTACTATATAGCCGTACAATTTCTTACATTCTTTATGAAGAAACAATAATTCATCATAAAAGATTGGATTGAGGagattaaaagaaagaatagaaAAGAAAGATTAAGTGATTCTAGTAACACCTCATGATAAATGTGACACAAAACTACCCTTTCTCTTGGATATGCAAAACATCCGCTATTATGTTGGTTTTGGATACTCATAGAATTCATTCCATAAGAATGTTGAACCTATTCCTTTGCCTCAAAGGAACTTTAGATCTTTTCAGATTAGAGCTGATATGATGCTAATGCTAGTATTCTTTCCTGTTTTCTCTTCCAAGATTTCTACCTTCTCTACTTTTCATAACTTGTGGATTCCACTAACAACATAAGACAAAccatcttttttcttctttctatttcaAAAGACAAAAGGCTTCTCCTTACAAAAATTTTACTTGCACATATTGAAGTATACATTGTAAAAGATTTTGTAGAGaaaaattactttttttttattctctggAGTTAACCTTCATAGCACATAAACTCTCAAAGCTGCCCATGACAACCTAATAGCACCACAATGATCATTAGTTAACATTAAAAAAGTGTAATTAGAATCCGAAACTGATTTCAGCTAGCACTTGATTGTAAAACAGTCATGAGAAGTTAACTTATGAgaataaataaattatgtcattagttcgAGGCGTCTCCGAGCTTCTTAGAGCGACCTTGGTGTTCGAAACTTAGGTTTCAACTGGAGGCGACGTACTACGGCATCGCGGGGCGGGTACTCAGCATCGATTGTGTGGACGGCGAGAAGCTTCTGGTCCGGAGGCTTCCTGATTGTGTTTGGCTTCGTTCCTAAACCAGATCAGGCGGTCGCCGGGTGAGCGGCAGTGGCGGATTGACTCATCAATCTGACTTCGTTTGGGTGGTTGTGGATCAGAGCGGCGGTGACTGAGAGGCGAggtgttttgaacttttgactTTTAGGTCGGGGACAGGTGCTGCATCGATCTCTGGGCAGTGGCTCGAGTCCAGGTCGGGCGGATCTCTAAACCATCAATGGCGGAGGATCGTCGACCTCTGGATCGGTGATGAGCTACTGGCTCCGATGGCTCGCGACGGGTCGATCTGGAGTGTGAAGGAAGGTTGGGGCCTTAGCGTCGATTGGAATGGAGTCTTCTGGGTCGGTGACGGCGACGACATTGGCTCAGGAGGCGACGGAGGTGCGCCGGATTGGTTTCAGGTCTCTTTCCGGCTCGGATCCTAGCTTCAGTCTGGGGCTTGGGCCGGACCTAGGGCAGTGGGCTTGTGGCCAGTCTGGGTTGCTGggttgttctttttctttttttacctTTTGGATTGGGCCTGTTTTGGGCTGTTGAGAGGTGGCTGAGGCCTGTTTTTTTACCTGCTTTCAATAAGTATCCTCATTTTGTTCGGCCCTTGGTTGTAGCTGTTTGCTGGTTGATGAGTGGTGATGTACACCAGGAtggtcttaggcgtcaatgcTTGTCAGTTCAGTGGCTCTGACTTAGGGTTAGATAGGTGTAGGAGTTTTTACTTCTTgttcttttactttttcttttttaagtttGTTTGGGTCTACTTTTGGTAGCTCTGTTTTATGCAGGCTGCTTTGTGCATTGAGTTGTAATATGAGGAATTTTCGAATTCTTCTAGCTTGACCGAGAGAGGTCGTTATATTAATGGAACATGATTCCGTTCtcctaaacaaaaaaaaacttaattttttttttttgaggtagggCCAAACGGCTGCTCTTAAGCCataaccattaatgaaaccatagaatacagggggggggggacatagtgcctaaaccccaaattataATGAACCATAAGAGAACGTcccaaaataatatcaggagtctctacTAATGCTATGTATTCTAATacgcaccaattagcaaagagtgcacaactggctactctatttgctttacaatttTGGCGACATACCAGAAAGATAATGCTCACACGAAGCCATAATACACTAAAAccaactttcccactatgttgccaccgaaaaATAAATCCGGTGACACTtggtttcatcctgccactaggaggctgcgaccatttgacaatgcaaggaactcgccgccgtCCTAGGTCAGACACGGCACTCAAAGTGCACAAACCAAGACGACGCCCACCTCGCCCTACTATCCTAAAGTAGGAATTTATTAAGGGCTCAAAAccaactaaaaataaaaagcaaGAAGCAACTCCATGAAATACTAAAAGGTAAACATAAGTTAAAGCAAACAAGCAAGGCCCAAATGGGTCCAAGCCCAAAATCAAGATAAGAACTGGTTTCAGAAGCCCACTAGCAATGGCCCAGGCATGCCCAGCACGAACATCACCGTCGCACCACCCCTGCCGGATCCCCGCCAGTGGTCGACCACCGTCGCTCCACTCCCGTCTCACCGCCCGACTAGGTTTCCCTCCAATCGTCGCACCCCAACCACGATCCGGCCACTGCTGCACCACTGCAAACAAGCAACCCCACCGCGACCAGCGAAGAGACTCGGGAGGAACCCGATCTCGCAGTGTTACCAGAAACCCAACCTCCCCATCTCCATACCACCATCCGATCTGATCTGGATGAACCGGTCTGCCACCGATTCCGACAGACTCCGATCGGATCCGCCGATGCGATCTATCCAGCAATTCCCAATCCAAGCTAGTCTCTCCTTCAACCAACCCCGTCTTGAAGTCTTGAGCCAAGATGGCCACTACGAACCCCATGGCTTCGCTGATGAACGGCGAATCAAGGCAGCCCCGTCCGACGACCACGTCCTTTggacgcgccgccggacggagaAAGAAGAATCTCGTGAAAACTCAGGCGCGTTCTATTATACGGAGTGGATACGacaattgtcaaaaaaaaaaaaaaaaatttacaaagaAAGTCAAAAAGTAATAGGTTTCTTCAATATTTACAAGGAAAGTCAAAGAGAATAGGGTAACTCGACCCGATCTATTAGGGTGAATTCTCTCCCTCCATAAATTGCAAGTCGCAGTAGTTACACCTGCAAATGGTCACATGTTAATTGTTCACATTGCTAAATTACGGTAGAACCAAGCAACCCCATGTTTCACATGCAGTAGGTGAGTGACAGGACTCATGTCACTGATCCATAGACAAACTACGCAGGTGATCATTACTAGGGCCGGAGAACATTGTAACGCAAGATCTAGAATTCTAATATATAGATAAGTGAATAATGCCCTTAACTGGCATGCATGTTTATTATGGATCGGAAAACTAAAGGGTAGTTGTAGAAAAATGAATCCAGCAAAATCCAAATTCCAGAAAGGGCCAAGAAGAATGAATGAAACGAATGGGAACTAGGGAAAACGTGGCATGGTGTGAGAGTACATGGTGCTAAGCTGCAATGCATGAGGAGAGGCACGTGGAAAGtaggaaggaggaggaggaagatgaaGGCTAGGAGAGCCTTTGGAAAATGTAATAAGCACTCAAAGCcttgaatgagagagagaatccGACAGAGGGTGGGTGGCGTGAGCCGAGTTGGGTCTGCTGGTATGAGCCCCAAGTCTGCTGCAATCTGCATGCTCCATGTATCCCGGCACTGCTTGCTTATTTTATGCACGATAGGAATCAGCTGAGCTTCCTTCCAAACTCGGCCGCCCTTTTCTGCAATGCCTTGCCAATTTGTCATTACTCTACTCCAACGCCAATACGCCATTATAAACTTCTCCCTGTTTTGCATTACAGAAAATACAAAGTGCAATAAGTATGTATATATCCATATTGATAAACGGGGATGCATGTCCTCTTGTCCTACACTCCTAGTACTGTTCTTCTGTCTTAAATTTTGAGCTTATGTGTCTCATGCAAACTATCATCTTAATATCTACGTTACGCAATAGTTTAACGTGTTATGTTATTATCATTCAAtgaaatgtataattttatgcAAACTGAAAATTTAACACCACAATCACATCGTTCATAAATCAATCAGTCAACCTCAAACCAGAGCAGACCTTCATTTACTAAAACAATCGATATTCTTTACTAACAACAAAACGAACAAGATTATGAGCACCCACCATTACATATCTTTTAGCCGTAAGTTAATCCCAACATTATTGAAAAAAATTGGTAACAACATAACCTTGACGCGCAAACTGTTTAATTAGGTACTTGAAtacaacccttttttttttttttttttctgttttaaaaGAGGATaaaatgatttcactcctacccccatagtgactcgaacccaggacctTGATCTTAGGTAGGTACTCGAATACAACTTCTTTATATATCTTCAAAGGAAGGTGCAGATAAGAGGGTAACAAAGGCAGAGAAGGGAGATGGAGGTTGAGTTTCTTATCATAAATGACACACGATTTGTTGTCACTGTAATCCCACATACACCAACAGCACAACAGGATTAGCTCAACTTGATCATATACAAAAAGCCAAACCCAGTTGAGTTTTCGTCCATTTTTGCCATGCATGTTATCCTCAATTAAATTGTCACATAttacaaagagagagagacagatagACAGCAGAGACAGAGTAAGAGTGGAGGGAAGAATCACCAATTATGGATCCTGCTACTACCAAATAATTGAAATGAATATAATTCTGCAAAACTGTCtccaaaggcttaaactcccgACAATTCTACACAGGCAATGGAGTTCGTGGAATGTGATGCTTGTTTCTTAATTGCTTCGTTATGTTTTTGATTATTGAAGAAAAGAAAGCTAATCCTACTTGGCCTCCTTGCACATTATGCTTAAGTTTAATTTAATATATCTAGATTCTAAACGTACTCCATGCTTTGTCAAAAAGATATGTAAACTAATCGTGCTTTGTTAATTATATATGAAGGTGCTTTAAGGGCTTTTTAATTATTGACATGTCCCATATCGACCATTTCCCTAACCGTTCTTTCCTCGAAGCTTCTTCATCTCTCCCCCATTTCCCACCAAAATCTAAAAGACACTCATGCATGTAGGTGCAGCAATCATGGtctttttgaaagaaatgtCTACCACCAATGGCCGCCTTCCTTTGTAGATTTTTAAAGAGTATTTCTCATTTGCAGCAATTGTTTTAAAGTGAACGTTTATGTTCTTTTCTTcatcggaaaaaaaaatttatgttcttTTGACACTCTAAAAACGCCATTATATAAGTACGTTGTGGTGTGTTGGTTGTCTAGGTTGATGGGGATAAGGAAAGTACATCCACAGGCTACCATCTATTGGGCTTGTCGTTTTCTTTTGGGCTAGGCCCAGTTATATTGTGAAGGTTATATATATCTTTCTATTTCAAgggatttgaaaaaaaaaaaaaaaaaaaaaatccactgCTTATGCTCTAAAGAAGATTATTATGAAGTATACAGGACTAGCATTTATGAAAAATTTGATGCATGAATGGGTAAGGATATGAGATactattttctttaatttgatgCATGAATGGAAAGATTATTATGAAGTATACTATTTTTTTCTCCTTTGCTAAATGAATTGAATATGAATCACACACATGTTGGCAACTCAGACCATGAACCCCACCAACCGGAAAAAGGCAAATCCTACTCAATTATATGTTGATTATTAAGCTAGACAAAACCCTGGAAAAGAATCCGATCTAAGACTAAAACCATAGTTGTTAGATTTGAATAAAAATTTTATAGGACAGACAAGATATCCCTTTAATCTTTTTATGAATTTAGATGTTTGATGAATGTAGTTGGGCAGTGTCATTACCTTGaaacttcttcttcctccagaCCACTTTATCTATGCAAGGTTGTCAAGGCCCTACCTCTTAGTCCCCTCAGATTTAGGAAGACTCCTCCGTGGTCAAATTGGTTCTGCATTATCATAGGTTCAATCAGTACTAAATAATGCCCATATTTTTGGCAAATACAAAGAATTTTTGTCTCCTCCTCAGTCTCAATAATGCAATTGATCCCATAAAAAACTTGATAGAATGGGGGATATATTGGGTGTTCCTTATCCTTCTTGTTTTTTCTGGAGCAGAGAGGCTGATATTTGCTGTCAAAAATGACTCGCAGTTAATGCTGCATATAATGCTTGTGTATGGTTGTACCTAATTGGATTTTGTTTCTGGTATTAATCTGCAGCAAAAGGATTTGAATGGTATCTGCCCAATAATCCAAAAGTTTCTCTAGACAATTCCATATACAATCAAACAGAAGAGAAAGGAAAGAGGGAGTTTCTCAACTAGTGTACTTACGTACTTGGATTGGATTGAACACGAAGTATGAAAGTTTTAGAAGTTCAATTCGATCTGTATATATTACAGTTCCTAGCTGCAGTTTGATGTGAAGCTCAGAACGCCTGGAGATGAATTATGAATGGTAGAGAAGAACAAAATGGCCAGAACTGATTAAAAACTTGCTCTGAGAAAATTTCAATGCATTTTTGATATTTTCTGAAATGATGTTCTAACAGTATTGGCAACAACTGTGATTTTATCACCTATATGGCTATATCAGGTTCTCGCTGCATGGTTACCAAGTTAATGATTCTTCTCTAATAGAACTGTTTGTATTCAGTTGCTCGAGCTCTGTGCTGTATAGATGAACACTCCTGAAAGGAAAAACCAGCTCATAGAAGATATATCTATTTGTTAAGCAACTGCCGGGTGCTTAGATGATTATGTCATATGTCTAACTTACACCTGGAGTAGGATTCTCGAATTTCATACTTTTCACTTTTTCAGTTGCaatttggaaattttttttttcacatctGATACCTTTTGGAATTTTTGAGAGTTGTTAACTCATAGTCTCTAATGAATAGTTTTGTAAATCTTTTCATGTTGTTCTGGAGTAGCTAATGTCTAATGAATGAATCTTCAACTTGAATTCTGAAAGCAAAGTAGTTATTTTTTCAGAAATGTATGTGTATTGCTCCATGGTTTGGTATACATAAGAAATAATTGCCTGCTTGTAAGTTGTAATTCGTTACATTAAAAATGTTTAAGATGTAAACAATTATCAGGGTTTAACTTACTGATACAGCAGCACTACAGTTCCTCTAAATCACACATTGCGGTAGGATTATACCCAAGAGACTTCAGATGATCTGTCAATTGATCGAGCATGGAGTATATACTGCTTGAAATTGCATGTCTATTGTCATCAACCATAAATTCATAAACACAACCATCAATTTCAATGGAGCTCATAGCTCTACACTTTATGACTCCACCGTCTTTTATTAGTTTCCTGATATTCTTGACATCTTCCCATCTGTGAGCTTCACCAAATATGTTTGCAAGAAGCACGTAAAGCCCAGAACCATGTGgctccaactccaacagctgTTTTAGAATTAGCTTGGCTAAATCTACGTTGCCATGGATGCGACAAGCACCAAGCATAGCACCCCAAACAACAATATCGGGCTTCATTGGCATTCCTCTCATCAGTGTAATTGCTTCTTCTAAGCACCCACGTCGTCCCAGCAGATCAACCATGCAAGCATAGTGCTCAATTTCAGGAGAGAGTCTGTAAATAGACTTCATTCTGTCAAAGTAATATCTCCCCAAGTCTAGAAGACCACTGTGACAACAAGCAGAAAGCAATCCGATGAAGGTGATCTCATCAGGACAGATTCCACCTTCTTGCATCTGCTCAAATATCCTAATTGCTTCTGATCCATAACCGTGCAATGCAAGGGCACCAATAACAATGTTCCATGATACTACATTCTTTTCTGGCATCTGACTAAAAAGATCTATAGCAGTTCCAACAGCACCACATTTTGCATACATGTCTACAAGGGAATTAGAAAGAGTTACAGTGAGTGCTATATTGCTGTTGCTAATGTAATTGTGGGTTTCCTTTCCAATGACCAAATCGCCAATTTGACTACAGGCTGAGAGAGCGAAAACCAAGGTAGCCTCATCAGGCATCTCACCAGAATTGAGCATTTTCTGGAAGAGATCCAGAGCTTCCCTGCATTGGCCTTCTCGCACATAACACGAAATTAGTgaattccaagaaaccacattTTTCAGTGGCATCTGATCAAAAAACTTCTGCGCAACTTCAATGCGCCCATGTCTAGCATACGCCCTAATCATCGACGTCCAAGAAACCACATTTTTGTAACTCATTTGGTCGAAAACCATCTGAGCCGAAGGCAAATGCCCACACTTACCATACATATCCAGCAGAGCATTTCTCAAAATCTGATCAACCACCATCCCACTAACCACAATATAGTGATGCAGATATCTCCCCAACTCCAAATCACAAGCCTGTGAACAAACAGAAAGTAAATTAACCAATGTGAACTTATCAGGCTCAATGCCGAAATCTCTCATCTCCCTGAACAACCCAAAAGCTTCCTTCCAAGAACCAACTCCAGCATACCCGCCTATAATCGAATTC encodes the following:
- the LOC133727304 gene encoding uncharacterized protein LOC133727304 is translated as MGICSSTSSTQVATAKLILPDGKLQEYSYPVRVSYVLQKHPACFICNADEMDFDDVVSAVNDNDELHPGQLYFALPTSWLKHPLQAEEMAALAVRASSALMKSGGEKCGFRKNSVSPVTFSGDEVKSGRTTGGARRGSGSGGRKLSAMLSAIPE
- the LOC133727305 gene encoding pentatricopeptide repeat-containing protein At2g22410, mitochondrial-like, whose translation is MYFPLKHPTVISRLFSSHSLQTNVTHNFKTQIHQTLHRLVEQCSSMSHLKQLHAQIILHRLTNQNLTLGKLISFCSVSDAGDLRYAHLVFDQVHQPNKFMYNSLIRGYSNSNDSFKAMSLYYQMINSGLAPNEFTLPFVLKVCAGKTAYWEGVVVHGQAVKLGIGCQVCVQNGLINVYGVCGLIHCARNVFDEMSERSLVSWNSIIGGYAGVGSWKEAFGLFREMRDFGIEPDKFTLVNLLSVCSQACDLELGRYLHHYIVVSGMVVDQILRNALLDMYGKCGHLPSAQMVFDQMSYKNVVSWTSMIRAYARHGRIEVAQKFFDQMPLKNVVSWNSLISCYVREGQCREALDLFQKMLNSGEMPDEATLVFALSACSQIGDLVIGKETHNYISNSNIALTVTLSNSLVDMYAKCGAVGTAIDLFSQMPEKNVVSWNIVIGALALHGYGSEAIRIFEQMQEGGICPDEITFIGLLSACCHSGLLDLGRYYFDRMKSIYRLSPEIEHYACMVDLLGRRGCLEEAITLMRGMPMKPDIVVWGAMLGACRIHGNVDLAKLILKQLLELEPHGSGLYVLLANIFGEAHRWEDVKNIRKLIKDGGVIKCRAMSSIEIDGCVYEFMVDDNRHAISSSIYSMLDQLTDHLKSLGYNPTAMCDLEEL